In Marmota flaviventris isolate mMarFla1 chromosome 17, mMarFla1.hap1, whole genome shotgun sequence, a single genomic region encodes these proteins:
- the Dlx4 gene encoding homeobox protein DLX-4: protein MTSLPCPLPGRDVSKAVFPNLAPIPSVVAAYPLGTSPATAASPDLSYSGPYGHLLSYPYTGPATPGDSYLHCQQPAAPSRPLSDPAESPQEPETESEKPVLSPDASQRHLLAPTKKQRKPRTIYSSLQLQHLNQRFQHTQYLALPERAQLAAQLGLTQTQVKIWFQNKRSKYKKLLKQNSGGQEGDFPGRPTSLSPCSPPLPYLWDLPKAGALPTGGYGNSFGAWYQHHSPDVLAPPQMM from the exons ATGACCTCTttgccctgccccctccctggccGGGATGTCTCCAAAGCTGTCTTTCCGAACCTCGCCCCCATCCCGTCGGTAGTGGCTGCCTACCCGCTTGGCACGTCCCCCGCAACCGCAGCCTCTCCCGATTTGTCCTACTCCGGACCGTATGGTCACCTTCTGTCCTACCCCTACACCGGGCCGGCGACGCCAGGAGACTCCTACCTGCACTGCCAGCAACCCGCGGCGCCATCTCGGCCCCTCAGCGACCCGGCTGAGAGCCCACAGGAACCAGAGACAG AATCAGAGAAGCCAGTGCTGTCCCCGGATGCCTCCCAACGGCACCTGCTTGCCCCTACCAAGAAGCAACGCAAGCCAAGGACCATCTATTCGAGCCTGCAGCTGCAGCACCTAAACCAGCGTTTCCAGCATACGCAGTACCTGGCACTGCCCGAGAGGGCCCAGCTGGCAGCACAGCTGGGCCTCACCCAGACGCAG GTAAAGATCTGGTTTCAGAATAAACGCTCCAAATACAAGAAGCTCCTGAAGCAGAACTCTGGGGGCCAGGAAGGGGACTTCCCTGGGAGACCCACTTCCCTGTCTCCCTGCTCTCCACCCCTTCCATACCTCTGGGATTTACCCAAGGCAGGTGCCCTGCCCACTGGTGGCTATGGCAACAGCTTTGGAGCCTGGTATCAGCATCATTCCCCAGATGTACTGGCTCCACCTCAAATGATGTGA